The Kitasatospora sp. NBC_00374 genome has a segment encoding these proteins:
- a CDS encoding cell division protein SepF codes for MGALRDEHHNGWLMPSGNYSAAVYEEPWDGEETLQNVAPAPAKIVSLRPTGFESARTVGEHIRASVPVVMDLTEMSEAEAKRMVDFASGLIFGTRGGIERIARRVFLLTPADVEVTVIDRPLDETGFYNQS; via the coding sequence ATGGGAGCACTTCGCGACGAGCACCACAACGGGTGGCTGATGCCCTCCGGAAACTACTCGGCTGCGGTGTACGAGGAGCCGTGGGACGGCGAGGAGACCCTTCAGAACGTGGCGCCCGCGCCCGCGAAGATCGTCTCCCTGCGGCCGACCGGCTTCGAGTCCGCCCGCACCGTCGGTGAGCACATCCGGGCCTCGGTGCCGGTCGTCATGGACCTCACCGAGATGAGCGAGGCGGAGGCCAAGCGCATGGTCGACTTCGCCTCCGGACTGATCTTCGGCACCCGGGGCGGGATCGAGCGGATCGCCCGCCGGGTCTTCCTGCTCACCCCCGCCGACGTCGAGGTCACCGTGATCGACCGGCCGCTCGACGAGACCGGCTTCTACAACCAGAGCTGA
- a CDS encoding DinB family protein, translating into MTTTPRIDPPFAADESTMLHSWLDYHRATLAVKCEGLTDDQLRARSVEPSTLSLLGLVRHMAEVERQWFQGILAGTDLGGSGLYWSEAEPDGDFDGVDTADVAADFAAWRAQVELARRAAAGLPLETVGKSLRRGEEVTLRWILVHMIEEYARHNGHADLIRERVDGATGE; encoded by the coding sequence ATGACGACGACTCCCCGCATCGACCCCCCGTTCGCCGCCGACGAGAGCACCATGCTCCACTCCTGGCTCGACTACCACCGCGCCACCCTCGCCGTGAAGTGCGAGGGCCTGACCGACGATCAGCTGCGCGCGCGCTCGGTCGAGCCGTCCACCCTCTCGCTGCTCGGCCTGGTGCGACACATGGCCGAGGTCGAGCGCCAGTGGTTCCAGGGCATCCTGGCCGGCACCGACCTCGGCGGCAGCGGCCTGTACTGGAGCGAGGCGGAGCCGGACGGCGACTTCGACGGTGTGGACACGGCGGACGTGGCGGCGGACTTCGCCGCCTGGCGGGCCCAGGTCGAACTGGCCCGCCGGGCGGCGGCCGGTCTCCCGCTGGAGACGGTGGGCAAGTCGCTGCGCCGGGGCGAGGAGGTGACGCTCCGCTGGATCCTCGTCCACATGATCGAGGAGTACGCGCGGCACAACGGGCACGCCGATCTGATCCGCGAGCGGGTCGACGGCGCCACCGGCGAGTGA
- a CDS encoding TetR/AcrR family transcriptional regulator → MATDRDSVLEAAVGVLSRRPTAHLDEIARAAGISRATLHRIFPGREALIREVGALGLRRFADALDTARVEEGDAQAALRRLIDALVPDAALCAFLAGENQLYDDPEINELWELQDARVRALFLRGQQEGVFRIELSAGWLSEAFFDLVAGVGWAVQDGRLAPRDSAHSLAELFLGGALRRPDNS, encoded by the coding sequence ATGGCCACCGATCGTGACTCCGTCCTCGAAGCCGCCGTCGGCGTGCTCTCCCGCCGCCCGACCGCCCACCTGGACGAGATCGCCCGGGCCGCCGGCATCAGCCGCGCCACCCTGCACCGGATCTTCCCGGGCCGGGAGGCCCTGATCCGCGAGGTCGGCGCCCTCGGCCTGCGCAGGTTCGCCGACGCGCTCGACACCGCCCGGGTCGAGGAGGGCGACGCCCAGGCCGCGCTCAGACGACTGATCGACGCGCTGGTGCCGGACGCCGCGCTCTGTGCCTTCCTCGCCGGCGAGAACCAGCTCTACGACGACCCGGAGATCAACGAGCTCTGGGAGCTCCAGGACGCCCGCGTCCGCGCCCTCTTCCTGCGCGGCCAGCAGGAGGGCGTCTTCCGGATCGAGCTCTCGGCCGGCTGGCTGAGCGAAGCCTTCTTCGACCTCGTCGCGGGCGTGGGCTGGGCCGTCCAGGACGGACGCCTGGCCCCCCGCGACAGTGCCCACTCGCTCGCCGAGCTCTTCCTCGGCGGCGCTCTCAGGAGACCTGATAACTCATGA